CGTAACGATCATGCGCACGGATTTCGCCGTCTTCATCGATCGTGACTTGAAGCGGTCCACGGGTGACACGCCCTCTGTCCACGGCCGCAGGTACCGGCCAGAGTGCGTACGTGAGCGCCAATGCCAGCGCCAGCGCAGCACTTGCAAGTGCGAGCGTCTTTCGCAGGCCACCACGCTTCATGATTCTCTTGCCTTGAGCACTGCGACGATATCCAACCGTCTGATCTTGGCCGCCACCAGCAGCCCCGAACACACGACCGCGCCACCGGCTACAACGAATGCGTAAGCGAAGGTCGCGGCGTGAACCACGAGCGGAAGCCGGTACAAGTCGGTTGCCAGCCGTGTAGAGAGGAGCCCGCACACGCCGTAGCCAAGCAAAAGTCCGGCTGGCAGCGCAATGGCGGTGAGCACAAACTGCTCCCCGAGCAGAATCCACGCGACTTCGGCCTGCGTGAACCCGAGCACGCGCAGGGAAGCCAACTGTTGAACACGTTCCGAGTAAGCGATGCGCATGCCGTTGAACGCCACACCAAACGCGATCACACAGGCAAAGGCGAAGTTGATGGACGTGGACAGACGAACGCTCTCGTCCATGATCTTGCGGAAGCTGGCGATGACGGACTGGCGAACCGCCACTGCATTCACCGCTGGCAGACGCTTGAGCGTCGCATACAGATGGGCAGCCGCATGCTGATCGACGGGCAGCCTAGCACCTGACCAGTTTCCACCCTCCCCAAGCAGCTTTGCCAGTGCATGCTGGTCCATGTAGGCCGCGACGCCCACCAGATCTCCGGACAGCCGCATCAACGTGACTTGCCTGGTTTGACGCTCTCCTTCAAGCACTTCGATCGTGATCGGATCACCAGGTCTTATGCCAAGAACGGCGGCGAGTCGGGCCGAAACCACCAAGCCGTCCGGGGGCATATGCAACGGTCTGCCCTCGTCATCAATTAGCCTGTGCAGATCCGCCTTCTGAGCGATTCCACTCAGCGAGACGCGCCGAGACCGATACCCCGCGGATAGCTTGACCGGTACATCGCGGAACCCCTCGACCTTCAGCACGCCGGGCAGACGCTCTATTGCGTAGATGGCGCGGTGGGATAAGGGTTGAGAAAAGGCCACCGTCACATCCTGCCGCTCGATTTGCTGGAATTGGGTATCGAAAAGGAAATCGATTGAATCGAAGAAAAACCCGCCGACGACAAGAATTGCGCTTGCGCACGCAATGGCCAAAGAACCAAGAAGCGACTTGACGGGCTGACGCGCGATATTGCGCGCAATCATTCGCCACACCACGCTCATTTGCCGGTAGATGCCCGCCCGCTCTACCCAGCCCACTGAAAACGCTGGCGGAACGACCGCGCGAAGCGCCTCGACGGGCATCAATCTCATGGCTTTCGCAGTGCTCGCGATGGCACCGCCAACCGCCGTTCCAAAGCTAATGAAGAACGCCCAGGCCATCGTCGAAAAATCGGCGCGAAACTCGAGGTGGGCCAGCCGGTAGTACCGGGCGTAGAGGTCGGTTAGATATGTCCCTAACGCCAATCCCCCTCCAATACCGACAACGGTGCCTGCCGCAGCAACGACGCATCCGAGCTGCAGGTAATGCAAACCGACTGAAAGGTCACCGTATCCAAACGCCTTCATCAAGCCGATCTGTGAGCGCTGTGTATCGATGAGTCGGGTCAGGACGTTCTGCAGCAGAAATATTGCGACCAGAAAAAAGATGGCTGGCACATAGGTGGCAGTCACGCGGTTCTGTGCGATCTCGTCGGTAATGAACCGATTCGATAGTTGGTGATCGCGGCTGATTGTTCCAAGTCCGCCGTACGGCAACAACGTTCGATCGATTTGCGCGATGACGTGCGGCGCGGGCACGCTGCCATCGAGAGACAGCACGAGATCATTGAAGGCGCCATCCATGCGGAACGCTGCCGAAACCGCATTCCCTCCCATCCAGACTACGCCGTAATGGCGGTTGTCCGGGAAGATGGAGCCCGCGCCTGCCTCGTAGACATACTCCGGCGAGATTGCAAGACCAACAATGTGCAGGCGCTTCCAGCGGCCGTTCAGGATGGCGCTGAAGTACTCGCCCGCTCGCAGGCTGTTGGCCTCTGCGAAGGCCGCGCTGACCAACACCTCATCCTCTCTGCCCGGCGCAATGTATCGGCCGCTTTGAAGGTGCAGCAGGTTGAGCGCGGGCCAACCGAGCTCCGGGATGGAAACGAGGCGCGCCGTGGCTGGCTCGGAAAGGCCGGGTATGTCGACCGTGACATCTGACACTACGCGTGCGTCCACATGTGACACTCCAGGCAATGCAGCAACGCGCGAGGCAATCTCCAGTGGTGCGCGCTTCAGATGGACGAAGAGATCGGCAAAACGGTATGACGCGTAGTAGTCCTGCTGGGCGTTCAACAAAGCCAGATAGGTGCTGCGCATCGCAACAAACGTGGCGACACCACATCCGACAACGAGGACTGCCGCCAAGACCTGCGCCCGCATTTGCCAGAGGTCTCGCCAGAGTAGCCGGACAAGCATGCTCACCATGCCAGGTCTCCGACTCGGGCACGCTGCCCGTTTCGGCGGTGCTCGACAATGGTGCCGCTGCTCATACGAACGACACGATCCGCCATGTCGGCGATGACGGCGTTGTGCGTGACGATCACGATCAGGGTGCCGAACTCGCGGTTCACCTGTTCGAGCACCTCCAGCACCAGTTGCCCGGTCCGGAAATCCAGTGCGCCGGTCGGCTCATCGCACAGAAGGACATCTGGCCGTTTTGCGACCGCGCGGGCGATGGCAACGCGTTGCTGCTCACCACCCGACATCTGCGAGGGAAAGTTGTCCGCAAGCGTCCCGATCCCGACCCTGTTCAGAGCCTCAGTGGGATCCAGCGGATGCTCCGCGATGTCCGTCACCAGTGCGACGTTCTCGCGGGCAGTCAGGCTTGGAATCAGGTTGTAGAACTGAAAGACGAATCCAACATGTTCCCGTCGGAAGCGCGTCAGGCCCCGGTCTCCCGCGTGGGAAAGATCGTGGTCCCGATACACGATGGAACCGCTCGTTGGTGTATCCAGCCCGCCCATCAGGTTGAGTAGCGTGGATTTTCCGCTACCCGACGCCCCGAGCAGCACAACGATTTCACCCGGCCCGAGTTCGAGGTCGACGTGTTCCAGAGCGCGCACGCTCACGCTCCCCATTGGGTAGACCTTGCTGACGGCCTGAATATTGAACACCGTTTCCACAACACACCGGTCTGCTAGGAGGGCGGGCGAGTGGGCCGCTCAGATGTTTGGTGCTGCGCTGAATGCGACGTCCAGCGTTCTGCAATCGCCCTCCCCACCTGCATGCCTGCCGCAATGGCAACATCCACAGAATCAAAATCCGGAGAGACGTGGTGGAAACGCTCCAGTTTCGGATACTCCAACGCGGCTTGTTTTGGCGAGCAGACAAAGCCGGTGTAGGCGTACTTGAATCCATCGCTACGCCCAACGACCACCAGAATATGAATGGAGCAGCCACGGTGCTGTTCAATTGCCCAGGCCGACATATCGATCTCCTGCAAGGCGCTCGGGGGCGTAGTGCATGCCTGACTGATCAAGCTCTGCTGCCCATGTCTTGGCAAGGTTTGCCGGGCGAAGAAGAGAGGGGCAACGCACTGGTTCTTTCAGGCTACTTGTATTCGCCCGCAAGGCGTTGACGTACCTCAACCGCTGTGGACGCGATCCCTGCGGGCCCAGCGTGTCGGCAATACGTCTCAGGCTCGTTGCCAATGCACCCTGCTCAGCGCTCGACCTTTGTCCGTGTGTCTTTGGCGGGAGATGCAATCGATTCCCGTCGCCGCCATCGCAGGTGCTTCGTTTGCAACAAGTGCTGCCAATCCAGTTTGGCAAACCCATAGACGAGCGCCAGAAACACGACCTGCGACACGACGAAGTACACACCCATATACGCCCCGTCGATCTCTGTTTCCTCATCTAGATAGCGCGCGCCAATCTGGGCAATGTGCGTCCAGGTCAGGTAGCTCACCCAGCGGCCAACGAAGAACGGCAGGCCGATCAGCCATAACCGCATCCCAGTCAAGCCGTAAGCAATGAAGATGTAGTTGGACGGGAACGGGCTGAAGGCGTATGCGAGCATCAGGCCGACCGTCATACCTTTGCGGTCTTCCAGCCAGGCGCGCACCACATCGATGTTCTGGCGATCGGCCTCGCGCATCCAGCGGTTGCGCACGAGTGAGCAAGAGAGCCGCGCCAGCACCAGCCGGCCGACCGTCGCTGCACAAGCGGCAACGCCTGCAAGAATCACGGGGTCGGCCTCGGGTCGCGAGAAGCCGACCCATGACATCACCATCCACGTCGGCGGTGCGAAGGCCGGCATCACATTGAGCAAGAAGACTGTCCCGAACAACGCAAGCAGGTTTGCCATGTTGATCAAGCCTCCCCACCGAGCACATGGAACAGTTCGTCTTCTTGCGCGCAATGCAGCCGCAGGATGGCATCGAGCCCATACAGCAAGCGTTGCAGCTCTTGCGTCACAGCGGCATCGGGGCCGTCGGCGGAAACATCCGCCACGATTCGGCCCAACAGGTTCGTCACGCGGAATATCTCGCGATGCATGGCGCTCATTGCCGCCATCGGGTCGTCTCCACCGAGCAGGCGGGCGACGTCCGGATAGAGCTGGGTATCGTCTCGGCGCTCATGTGGTACCAGGACGTCAGCCAAGGACTGGTTGAGCGATAGCAGCGCGCCTTTTGCGGCACTGCCTCCCATATGGGGCAGCGCGTCTGCGACCAAGCGGATCCGGCTCAGAATGGGCTCCAGCTCGGCGTGTTCAGCCTTGAGGCGCTCGACGTCTGCGCAGACGAGTGAACGGGTCGCTTCATCTGGCGTGGGCAACAGCGCTCTCAACGCGCTGGCGATCGCCAATACATCGATGAGCTCCTGCAGCATGGCGCCCGCCAACGGTGGTAGATGGCCCAGCGCTGCGACAACCATGGCTGCCAGCGACAACGACATGCCGATCATCACGCTCTGCAGTGCCACGCTGCGTGTACGGTGCGCTATCCGGACCGCGTCAACGAGCCGATCCAGGCGGTCGACCAACAAGACAATGTCTGCAGCTTCCGAAGAGGCCGCAGCGCCGCGCGCACCCATCGCCACGCCAATGTCCGCCGCGGCGAGCGCAGGTGCATCGTTGACGCCATCACCGACCATGATCACCTTGCCGTCGGCGCGGGCGCCCCGAATCACCGCGAGCTTGGCCGCTGGCGACAGGGCCGCATGGACCTCCGTCACCCCCAACATGGATCCAACAGATTCGGCAACATCTGCCCGATCCCCGGTCAACATCGCTTGCCGTTTGATGCCCTCTCGACGCAGGAGCCGGAGCGCACGAGGTGCCTCAAGGCGAACGCGGTCAATCAACTGCAATGCGCCCACGAGTTCACCATTGACGCCGACAAAGACAGCCGACGCACCGGCATAGCTCACGCGCTTGGCGAACGCTTCCACCCAGGACGGCTCGGCGGACGAGCCCAGGACATAAGGCAATGAGCCGATGGAGACGACATGTCCGTCAACGCGGCCGCAAACGCCAGCGCCCGGACTCTCGACAACCCCACTCGGCAGTCGCAGCTTTGCACCCTGTTCGCGCGCAGCCTTGGCGACGGCTTCTGCCGTGACGTGATTCGATGCCTGTGCGATTGACCCGGCCAGGCCCAGCACAACATCGGACGCGTAGTGCGGTGCGCATTCAACATCGACCAGTCGTGCAAATCCGCTGGTGAGCGTGCCAGTTTTATCGAAGAACAGCGTGTCGGCCAACGCCAGCCGCTCCAGCGCGCCGCCGCCTTTGACCAGCACGCCTCGCTTGGCACAACGCGACAGCCCTGAAACGATGGCGACGGGCACTGCCAGGATAAGCGGACACGGCGTAGCCACGACAAGCACGGCAAGACAACGCGCCGAATCACCCGTGAGAATCCAGCTTGCCCCAGCGAGGAGAACGGCGACGCCCCCAAAGGCAAAGGCGTACCGGTCAGCAAGCCTTACGGAAGGGCTGCGCTCGGACTGCGCCGCACTGACTAGCCGGACAACGCCCGCAAATGTGCTCTTTTCGGCGGATGCACTCGCGATCATCTCGAAAGCGGCGCCCACATTCAGCACGCCGCTGCAAATGGCATCGGCCGTCAAACGATGGCGGGTGAGCGATTCTCCGGTCAACGTGGATTCATCGAGATCGGCAGGCCCGGACAAGGTGCCGTCCACCGGCACGACTTCACCGTGCCGCACCAGCAA
Above is a genomic segment from Ralstonia pickettii containing:
- a CDS encoding ABC transporter permease, translated to MVSMLVRLLWRDLWQMRAQVLAAVLVVGCGVATFVAMRSTYLALLNAQQDYYASYRFADLFVHLKRAPLEIASRVAALPGVSHVDARVVSDVTVDIPGLSEPATARLVSIPELGWPALNLLHLQSGRYIAPGREDEVLVSAAFAEANSLRAGEYFSAILNGRWKRLHIVGLAISPEYVYEAGAGSIFPDNRHYGVVWMGGNAVSAAFRMDGAFNDLVLSLDGSVPAPHVIAQIDRTLLPYGGLGTISRDHQLSNRFITDEIAQNRVTATYVPAIFFLVAIFLLQNVLTRLIDTQRSQIGLMKAFGYGDLSVGLHYLQLGCVVAAAGTVVGIGGGLALGTYLTDLYARYYRLAHLEFRADFSTMAWAFFISFGTAVGGAIASTAKAMRLMPVEALRAVVPPAFSVGWVERAGIYRQMSVVWRMIARNIARQPVKSLLGSLAIACASAILVVGGFFFDSIDFLFDTQFQQIERQDVTVAFSQPLSHRAIYAIERLPGVLKVEGFRDVPVKLSAGYRSRRVSLSGIAQKADLHRLIDDEGRPLHMPPDGLVVSARLAAVLGIRPGDPITIEVLEGERQTRQVTLMRLSGDLVGVAAYMDQHALAKLLGEGGNWSGARLPVDQHAAAHLYATLKRLPAVNAVAVRQSVIASFRKIMDESVRLSTSINFAFACVIAFGVAFNGMRIAYSERVQQLASLRVLGFTQAEVAWILLGEQFVLTAIALPAGLLLGYGVCGLLSTRLATDLYRLPLVVHAATFAYAFVVAGGAVVCSGLLVAAKIRRLDIVAVLKARES
- a CDS encoding heavy metal translocating P-type ATPase, with the translated sequence MHSTRLLANVALLAVSALTLAAGLWARYLGADVLAWQLWLIGVVPNWLTLVVTIVRSLMRRQAGVDVLAVISISFALLSGEVLVAAVIALMLATGRALEDFAQARAQREMTALLGHAPKRANRFADGQWHQVSLEKVQAGDRLLVRHGEVVPVDGTLSGPADLDESTLTGESLTRHRLTADAICSGVLNVGAAFEMIASASAEKSTFAGVVRLVSAAQSERSPSVRLADRYAFAFGGVAVLLAGASWILTGDSARCLAVLVVATPCPLILAVPVAIVSGLSRCAKRGVLVKGGGALERLALADTLFFDKTGTLTSGFARLVDVECAPHYASDVVLGLAGSIAQASNHVTAEAVAKAAREQGAKLRLPSGVVESPGAGVCGRVDGHVVSIGSLPYVLGSSAEPSWVEAFAKRVSYAGASAVFVGVNGELVGALQLIDRVRLEAPRALRLLRREGIKRQAMLTGDRADVAESVGSMLGVTEVHAALSPAAKLAVIRGARADGKVIMVGDGVNDAPALAAADIGVAMGARGAAASSEAADIVLLVDRLDRLVDAVRIAHRTRSVALQSVMIGMSLSLAAMVVAALGHLPPLAGAMLQELIDVLAIASALRALLPTPDEATRSLVCADVERLKAEHAELEPILSRIRLVADALPHMGGSAAKGALLSLNQSLADVLVPHERRDDTQLYPDVARLLGGDDPMAAMSAMHREIFRVTNLLGRIVADVSADGPDAAVTQELQRLLYGLDAILRLHCAQEDELFHVLGGEA
- a CDS encoding ABC transporter ATP-binding protein — encoded protein: METVFNIQAVSKVYPMGSVSVRALEHVDLELGPGEIVVLLGASGSGKSTLLNLMGGLDTPTSGSIVYRDHDLSHAGDRGLTRFRREHVGFVFQFYNLIPSLTARENVALVTDIAEHPLDPTEALNRVGIGTLADNFPSQMSGGEQQRVAIARAVAKRPDVLLCDEPTGALDFRTGQLVLEVLEQVNREFGTLIVIVTHNAVIADMADRVVRMSSGTIVEHRRNGQRARVGDLAW